The sequence CCCTAGTCAACAAACTCAGGCACAGGAACTAAGACTGCTCGTCCATGAACCCCTCGGAGAATTCATACACAGGAACATGAGGCAGCTTAACCTCAAATTGTTCAGAGAACTCAGGCGCAGGAACGTGAGACTGGAGTGAAGCTGAAGAAGGCTGAACAGAAGTTgcggaaggagtctgagctctGATACAAGGAGGCATCAGTGAGTTGGCTCTGAAGGTCTGTGGCAGAATTCTGGAAGGCCCTGGAGACTCTTCAGGCTGACAAAGAGCTAGACCGTAGAGACAACTGTAGCTGGAGAGCCCGGGGGATGGTTGCCCATGCTGATGACATTTGGAATCCAGAAGCTGAGATCTTGGAGCTCTTTAATGGTTGGTCTCAATagtctccagtttaagatcacGATGAGGGTAAAAGCTCCCCCTTTCCTCCAACCAGTTCTTGAAATGACTGACCACCTCTAGTCGACACGGTGAACTAGGGGTAATGAGGAGCTGCTGATAAACATCAGCACAgtagaaacacaacaaaacttGTATGTTATTACCAAACACGTTGTGTAAACAGGGCCACCCATGACACATACCAAAGTAAAGACAAAAtgctaattatttatttacagtaccAGTATATCCATGCTtacttcattgtttttaaagataaaaataaaacagatagcACATAACATAGTTTTTTAATCTGctaaatgtacaggggttggacaatgaaactgaaacacctggttttagaccacaataatttattagtatggtgtagggcctccttttgcggccaatacaccgtcaattcatcttgggaatgacatatacaagtcctgcacagtggtcagagggattttaagccattgttcttgcaggatagtggacaggtcactacgtgatacttgtggaggaaaacgtttcctgactcgctcctccaaaacaccccaaagtggctcaataatatatagatctggtgactgtgcaggccatgggagatgttcaacttcactttcatgttcatcaaaccaatctttcaccagtcttgctgtgtgtattggtgcaccgccttcaggatacaatgtttgaaccattggatgcacatggtcctcaagaatggttcggtagtccttggcagtgatgcgcccatctatcataggtattgggccaagggaatgccatgatatggcagcccaaaccatcactgatccacccccatgcttcactctgggcatgcaacagtctgggtggtacgcttctttggggcttctccacaccgtaactctcctggatgtggggaaaacagtaaaggtggactcatcagagaacaatacatgtttcacattgtccacagcccaagatttgcgctccttgcaccattaaaaccaacgtttggcattggcatgagtgaccagaggtttggctatagcagccccggccgtgtatattgaccctgtggagctcccgacggacagttctggtggaaacaggagagttgaggtgcacatttaattctgccatgatttgggcagctgtggttttatgttttctggatacaatccgggttagcacccgaacatccctttcagacagcttcctcttgcgtccacagttaatcctgttggatgttgttcatccttcttggtggtatgctgacattaccctggataccgtggctcttgatacatcacaaagacttgctgtcttggtcacagattcgccagcaagacgtgcaccaacaatttgtcctcttttgaactctggtatgtcacccataatgttgtgtgcatttcaatattttgagcaaaactgtgctcttaccctgctaattgaaccttcacactctgctcttactggtgcaatgtgcaatcaatgaagactggctaccaggctggtccaatttagccatgaaacctcccacactaaaatgacaggtgtttcagtttcattgtccaacccctgaatGTCTTAGTGCAAGTCCATTAGTTATTGTtagtttgttctgtttttttttttgttgttgttgtttttctgtggcACAACAGTGACTTCACCCCAACTGGCgtctttctgtctctgctcatTTTATTGCCACATGGCTGGTAGTTTATCAATGAGAACAGATTATAGCCATAACACAATTCAAAACACAGGGTCAGCACATCCACTGGAAAGCAAAGTCATACACTTAACCAATGCATTCTGGTATAACTGCAATCCACAGCTGTAGGGGACATGATCAACTGATCACCTGTTGTTTTTAATAGATCTGataaaatagagaaaacatttgGGTTACCAAGCAGAAGCATTAGGTTGGTTGCCTGAAGCTCACAAAAGGACTCTCTTGACAATGAGACCCAATGTCTCTGTGGGATGTTCCTGTATAAATAGTATCTGTATAAATAAAGCTTGTGAATAAGTAAAAAGCATAAAGTATTTCAAAATGTGTCCAAATTACTATGTTATTTGcaaggaaaatgaaatcaaactTAAATTCAGTTGATAAGTAACCTCTCACCATATGGTACATACTATTACAACCTTAAAATTATCTAAATTACTAACTCCTTTCCCCCATGATCTGTGTGTCTCTTTGGAAGCAGTAAACCAGTGATAATTCGCTCCCAAACTCCCACACATCAAACAGACGAAAACAATACGTGTCTGTTTGCAGTCTCCCCATTCAGGTCTTTAATTCTCCATAACAAAAGTACAAAGACTGTGAAGGAGACCAAAGGCTTTACTTCTGAACACCTTTAACACCTCTCAGAGCCACGGCGCCAATTCTGCTCCACCTGGAGGAGCATGTGGGCTGCAGACTGGAGAGACAGAAGCAGCATGGGGATAGGTGCAGAGAAGAcgaggtgtttgtgtgtgaccaGGGGGTGAATGGTATAAATGTCTCTACATGCTTTTGCATCTCCACAGGTTTAGAAGAGGAGCTTGAAATAAGGACATAATTAACCTGAAGGGAGGCATACAGCGATATACAAAAACCCGACAGTTCCTCTGATTTAAACTTTGGACATAGAACTAATTTATGTGTAAgtagtttaataacaaaatgtgtttctatCAAAAGTTAGCGGGGGGAAATCAAACTACCGTCATACAAGCAGTATGAAGTGTGATAAAGAAGACaataggatttttgttttaaaccttttttaagtCTACAGGTGACCCTCAGAGAGCAGTTTAGTTAAGAGTAGCTAGTTCACTGGTTTCTTATTACATAAAAACGTTTATTTGGAACTCACACTGAAACATATTCAACATGAAATCGACTCTGAAACAATGCCTACATGGTGTGATGATGGAGGACTGTTTTCTTCTGTACCAGCAGTGGATCCTTgagcttttgttgtttttgtcgtTTCAGTGGCAGAAGGCAGACAGCCAACAGTCCGGGCTGCTGTGATCAGCCCCAGCCCAGAGGAAAAGCAGGGTTCACTGGATCCCAACAGACGGCACAGGACGGCCTTCACACAGGACCAGCTGTCCCGTCTGGAGCAGGAGTACCGCAAGGAGAGTTATGTGTCCCGGGCTCGGCGCTGTGAACTGGCTGCAGCACTCAACTTACCAGAGACCACGATAAAGGTATGTTTTGCTTTCATAGAGCAGGAACGATGAAATCAAACTTGTTATGATGATTATAATACATACACTGAATACTTTTTTCGTTTTGTTGATTTGCAAATCAACAAGAAATTATTTGCTATTGTTTATCAATGCTTCTTTACTTTCATGGACCTTATGGTGTTGTTCCTAAAAAGGCTGGTTTTGAAAAATTTTAGTAAAATCAAAACATTATGTTTTACTGAAAACTGCTATGAATACAACCTGTCAAATACTGAAGAAGAATGTcttctattatttattattttggaaaacaatgccagtaacacattttttaactgcAAAAGGGCCAGTTATTTTTTCATCCCATCTTTGAACAAAGTTGGGAAATGTATATTTCCTATTCCTTATCTCAGAATGCTTTGACATGTCAGTCATTCACAAGGCCCCCTCCTCTGTTGACACCATTAGCGACCTCATGCTGTTACCGGTAACGTGGGTAGAAGTAGAGATGTCAGGTATCTATATAGCTTGGGCCAGTGTGCATCAGAGTAGATCAGAGTGTAACAAACTGAGCTTTAATGAATGcttgtttttcactttttcttaTTATCTGATGGTATGGACTTAAACGGTTGCATCGTCATTGAAGGAATTTTTATTAACATTGTTAGCCTATGATAAAAAAGGTTGCCATTAAAGTTTACCTCTAAATGATACAAATAGAAAAAgaggtaaataattttttttaaattttatttaagaaatgaATGCCACAGATGAGTCTCTTGACATTTGACTTCAAATGTGGACATAGTAATAAACCTTATAGTAATAAACTACATTTTCTCAATATATATCAAGGTTGGTCAGCAATTTTGTCCAAGTTTTGAATTCGGGCCCACTGTGTATTTGAGTTTGAGACCCCTAAACTAAAGGTTCTGAAGAGCAGTTATCTTCTaactaattatttttgaaagaggagaaaaagaaaaaagagatcTCAAAAAGTAACGCATCCTGCCCTGACCTgcagaaattcaagaacagatgagaaataaaCATCTCTCAGTCTGGAAGGGGCTACAAAACCGTCCAATGTGGCTGATCTAAAACAATTCTGTCAAAGACTCACTGGCAGTTAATGAAGCTGCAAGGATTTTTCACCCAGGTATAGGGGGCAATTACATTATCACATAGGAACAGGTTGGCTTGAAAAGccttttttcttaataaatgaaatcatcatttgacaaaggctttttgtatttactaagGTTATATTTGTCTGTTATTAACATTTGTTAGATGATTTTCAATAATTAATTTtggcaaaaaagagaaaacagaaataatacTTTTTAGCAGCACTGTATGGAATATGGGTCATAGTCATTCTACCCCTTCACTATTTCATACTTGAACTTTTTAGGAAGAAAACTAACCCATCTGCTGCTGGAGGATGTTTGGGACACAcgttaaaaaaattatctaaacaaGTTTTCTTTGTTCTATTAATTGCCTGCTGTATAGGggtttaggtttagggttagttAGGGACTAATGTTTAAATTACTTCAATAAATAATACTtctttattatcattattactgttattattataatttttttatcattatcattattatattTTGTCCATTTCAGCATTGCCCTTTAACAGCCTTTACATTGTCCATTGTAATATTCACACTTTGGTCACACTTAAataataaatgcagactgtggaagaaccacagtgctggtattattggaccttagtgcagcattcgacactgttgatcactccattttattagagcgcctggaaaactgggtcggcctttctggtacagcactcagttggtttaaatcctacttgaaggacagggacttttttgtgtcagtaggtaactttacatcagacaccacaaaaatcacatgtggcgttccccaagggtccatcttagggccccttctattcaatatctacatgctccccctaactcagattttaataaacaacaacgtaagctatcataactatgcagacgacacacagctatacgttacgatgtcaccaggtgactatgaacccattacccgctgggtaaatgcttagaagaaatcaatgcatggatgggccaaattATTCTTCagttgaatcaaaacaaaactgaagtaatgatctttggaccaaaggaagagcgtttaaaagttagcgcacagcttcagttaatacagctagaaaccaccagtcaggctcgaaacctgggtgtagtgatggactcagacctgaaccgtcagaggcacataaagacagtaacaaggtcagccttctatcacccaaagaacatctccaggattaaaggactaatgtctcagcaggaccttaaaaaatgaattcatgcattcatctttagtagaattgattactgcaacggtgtcttcacaggtctgcctaaaacgtcgatcagacagctgcagttgatccagaacgctgctgtccacgtcctcactagaactaagaaagtggagcacatcaccctggttctaaagtccctacactggctccctgtagctcagagaatatactttaaaatacttctgttggtctataaatcactgaatggcttagcaccaaaatacattacagacttgttgtcagtgtatcaaccatccagacctctcaggtcttctggctcaaatctactctgcatacccagaaccagaaccaaacatggagaagcagcttttagttcttatgctccactaatctggagcaaactcccagaaaactgtaaaattgccgaaaccctaagttgctttaaatcaagattaaaaacctatttgtttagagtggcctttgactgtgccatctaaacatcattgattacgttttcagtccaattttcctttcattttcttatccatcattctattctctttattttattattttttttaattacctctattgtttgactttttgtatcattgtaatgtttttccttatgtacagcgccttgagtgccttgttgctgaaaatcgctatataaataaacttgacttgacttgacactTCTTGTTTTCCTGGTGTCTCAACATTATTaccttttcctcttttttccgCTCTTGCTTTCTCCAGGTGTGGTTCCAAAACAGGCGGATGAAAGACAAACGTCAGAGACACTCTCTACCTTGGTCTCACCCACGCATCAACCCAATAGGGACACTTCTGATGGGTCATGTTTCTCCATCTTCTAACTTGACATACCCATTTTCCACACCCCACCTTCACCACTTACATTTACAGCACTACTCTTCACTGACTCTTTCCTCTATGATACATAGTCCAAACAGTGTACTAATAAAGCGGCCAGATTGTTTCACCCTCTCCCAACAACACAACAATCCTGGGGAGATGCCTCCACCGGCTGTACTTGTTTATCCCTCTGCTGGCATCAtacaccatcatgtttcatgcCAGTGCTCACTATGCTCTCAGTGGGGACAGCAACATCTTCTTAAGGTCCAGTGGGAGGCGATAGGGCTCAGCCATGCTAACAGTTCTGCAGTCAAAACACAGGCTACTTCTTTCCAGTAGAGGGAATAATtgttgtgaaaacatttaaaacatatatcTGCAATACTGTGTTGTCACCAAACAATTACAGATACAACCTGATATTTATTCACAATGTATATAGAAACAATTTTTTCCTCACTTGTTTCATCTTGTTTTAGGTGAGTTAGGATTACTTAaattatttcagtcagtcattttctacccctTGTGAAAGTAATTATTGGGTGATCAGCATgctaaagaaaacagaaattctCTGATGAACAGTCAACAAATAAACTTACACGTCGCCCTTCTAGAAGACTGCTGACTAGAACTTGAGGCTATTTCAAATAATGCTAAACTTTACAGCCCTCCAATTTATCCAACCCGTTGGCAGCCTTTCTTAAAAGATCCAACACAAAACGTCGCGACAAAGCCCCCATTGCTATTTTCTTCTCTTACAATTCCAATAAGCACATGCTTCTCATACGTTCAGGAAAATCCAAGCATGAAGAATCGAGCTCAGCATCTGTTTGCTATGAGCTAGGCCCTGGCCAATAGGTGTAAAGCTCAGCCGATGACACTTTAACAAAGTCTGCCCACTCAGTGTCCGCTCTGTCCCCTCTGCTTTTATATAACTTGCTGTCTGCCCAGACAGAAAAGACAATACAGAGACAGAGAAATGTAAAAACGAAAGACTGAAACAAATGGGTGGGAGAAATCCGCTGGGGACAAAAATACCACAGGGATATATTAGAGGCGAAAATATAtcagtgtttaaaaaataaaaggagtGTAGaataattggaaaaataaatatatttttgagggaaaaaaaaacttgttttaaatatatttgagcggcaataaatatgaaagaaataaaaggggtAGGAAAAATTAAACAGCAAGAAATTcacttgttttaaataaacaaaggaaaaatatggagttcaagaaaaaatatatgattTGAAAGTTAGTGGTTTGAATAAAAATagtgaataaaatataaatataaatatttttatctgaTGAATTCATCAATTATTGAATAAATATCTTCATTATTTTGCgcactaatttatatttttggcccagtaattattttattgagtcatttatttaagtatgtatttattcttaattatggcaggattggtcctccatactCAGGGGGGCTGAGTATGGCTCTAGCGTTCTATGGACAAGAGGCtgggtacaccatggacaggttgccagacaatcacagggcaacacagagacacaaaggacaACCAACCATGCAGACACCCTTTCACACACCCtgagggaggaagctggagtacccggagagaacctaCTCATGCATGGGGTGAACACAGGGagaaagacccctggatggGGGTCTATTTGTTAGATGCCATAATAATGGCTGAGAGAATTTTGACGAAGAATTTTCGTAACTTTCCTTAAattctgaatttattttggaagtttacTAAGTTTCTGTTTTATACTTTATGActtgtgtcaaacattttgggtcACACTGGGGTCACAAGCatttcacaatagtttgctggacgTTTGTCCCATTCCTTCCGGTTTAAAAATTATCTTGgtcacacaccttttcagctctgcccacaaatttTCTTTGGGACTGGGAATAATTTACTTCAATGTCCTTAAGGCTCTTATGGCATTCATTGTTTCCCTATGTATGCCATTTAAAGTCTTATTTGAACCTCAAACCTTTAAATTCCTAAACGATGTCTTAAGGCGTTGCTTCGATATTGACACATGTTCTTACCTCATCCTGCCATCTGTTTTATGAAGTGCTCCTGTTCCTGTTgcagcaaaacaaacacaccaCTTGAGGCTGCCTCTCCCTTAATTCACAGCTGGGATAGGGTTCTCCAGTTTGCAAGCTCCCCCctatttgtttttcagtattGCCAAACACTTAAATTTTTGTTTCAGCAGAACACAGGTCATGTCTCCAAAAATGTAGGTCTTTGTCCCTAAATACGGCATTACACCCATGGGGGATGTGGGTGTTTCAACACCAACACTTTTCCTGGTGACAGGATTCAACACCCagactttttaaacaaacaccTTACTGCAGCTGCTCAGTTACTCTGGACCTGATGTGTTTGTGCTCagggttcctgcctcctccacACTCCTGTCA is a genomic window of Girardinichthys multiradiatus isolate DD_20200921_A chromosome X, DD_fGirMul_XY1, whole genome shotgun sequence containing:
- the LOC124863031 gene encoding homeobox protein XHOX-3-like, translating into MVAHADDIWNPEAEILELFNVAEGRQPTVRAAVISPSPEEKQGSLDPNRRHRTAFTQDQLSRLEQEYRKESYVSRARRCELAAALNLPETTIKVWFQNRRMKDKRQRHSLPWSHPRINPIGTLLMGHVSPSSNLTYPFSTPHLHHLHLQHYSSLTLSSMIHSPNSVLIKRPDCFTLSQQHNNPGEMPPPAVLVYPSAGIIHHHVSCQCSLCSQWGQQHLLKVQWEAIGLSHANSSAVKTQATSFQ